The Cyclopterus lumpus isolate fCycLum1 chromosome 1, fCycLum1.pri, whole genome shotgun sequence sequence GGGGGTGTTCCTGATTTGAGAGTTAGAGCTTCGGCTTTGGCTGTTTTCTCTGCAGATTTCTGCACCCCTGTTTTATTCTCTTCATGCTCCTTGTGGTGGCTGTGATCAATGTTGATTTGATAAACGGGCTGGGTGTTGCAGAGAGCTGATTCGGGGTCTTTAGGCTTTGCTCCCAGCCTTTTGTCCTGCTGCTGGGACAAAGTTTCTGAGTGGAAAACCACGCTGACATTTTGGTTGGGGCACATCTCTGCCTCAACAGTGAGTCTCTCTGACCTTGGATCAGTGGAGGCGGACCGAGGGCTCATGTTCATCTGATGTAGTGCCACACCCCCGTCGAGCTGGTAGACTACAGCCAGGCTCTGCGCGGCCTCCCTGGGGCCTGCACCGACACTCGGCCTGCGAGACACAGCAAAAGGCAGCAGAATCGGACTCGTGGCCACAGCCTTACTGCACGTGTTCGCCACCGCCTGGACCTCCATATCATGACATTGTTTGACCGGCGCAAATGACGGGGATAAGGTCATCGTCGAAACCTCCCTGTACTGCTTGCCGTGCCGCTGCGCTTCAAAGGCAGCTGTGTCGGTTTCTTCCTCAGCCACCTGCCCGTCTCCCGGCATGGTTTGTGTAGCCTGGGGCAGAGCGGAGGAGTCCGCCTGCGAGGACACGGGCTGATGTTTATCTGAGGAGACGTGTGGTTTCTTCAATGGTGGCAAATCCTTCTCTGGATGTGTTGAACTTGAAGTCTTATTTGTAAACCCAGCCTCTGCGTCTTTGCTCTTAGAAAAAGGTGCAGTGGAGCaaagaggagctgcaggagttTCCATGCTTTGTTTAGGATTGGCTGCTTCCTGCAGACTCACAGAGGTGTGTGAGCGGCTACGTATATGATCAGGCTCTTGAGATGTCTGTGGTACAGCTGTGTCCTTGTCTTTGAGAGCTAAAAGGTTCCCTTCGTTGTCGCGTTGTGGTTCAGATGTCGTATGCATTAAATCACAGGCGCTGTTGAGATTTTTATTATTAGGGGAAATATTTTCATTACTGTCCACTCGTGCTGCGGCTGAGGGTATCAGCTTTGCACTCTCCTCTTCTGCTGCATTCGGCACCTTTATTCTGCAGTCATTGGTCTGCATGTCGACCTTTGACGCTGTAAGAGCGGGCGACACAGCAGCCTTACAGATATCCTTTTCATCAGCCATGCTTAGCATTTTCATATTTGCATTTGAATCCCTCTGGTCGCCTCCTGCCTCACACACTCTGTGGCCTGTTGGAGACAGGTCCTGCATCTGTTGGTCTGGACCTGTCGCAAGCTCTGACTTTGTCTGGTTTCCATTATTTGGTACTGGTTTGTCTGACACAGCGCTGGGAACTGGTTCCCCTCCCTTGCAAGCGTTTGTTGGGGTGTGTGGGGCGGTGTTAGTAGAAGAAGCAGTCAGAGATGAGTTGTCCTGTTTGTGGTCAGGAGATGTGAGGGTGGATTTTGGACAAACCTGAGAGAGTTTGAGGTTGGGCTCTTTGGCCCAGTTGGCATTTGGCCCCTTATTATTGCCTTGCATGTCCACCGCGGCCAGCTGAGGCAGCATCTGGACTGTCACTGTCCTTTTTGGGTTAGTTCCCATGCCGGATTCACGGTTTCAGTACTTAAGAATGGTCGTAATCCAAAGATGAGCGCAGATGTGCAATATCAGTCACCTTGTGTGATTCCCTAAAGGAGGACAATagaaatagtttatttataaTGATTGAGCTTCATTTTTACGAGACTTAAATCTTGATGTAGACTTAAATAATCAGATCAGACTCACGTAGTAGACCGGGCCAAGGTAAGCCTtatgtaaattacatttatatagcaTTCCAGGTGGTTTTCTTTGAACAGTCactaacattcatttaaataaccCTTGTTAGAATTAAGGAAAAGCACCAGAACAATCAATGACCCGTACTTGCCTAATTCATCTGCTGCTTTAAATCAAGATTAATTCATGTGGCTGCAAGCCTAATAATCAAATTATTCATAGCATGCaacatatatattaacatacatACTGTGTCCAGATCATAGCAATGTGGAGCGTATTCGTCTTTTCAACAAGATATGTTTCTTTGAACCGTGATGATTAGTTACTGTAAATATAGTTTGAggtttttctgtctctgtgatgcTCTTTGAAGGTTGCATGTGATAAGAGGCTAAcccaacttaaaaaaataattgaattaatttgaataacttATAAACGTCAACTAAAGGAGTCAAATCAAGTTCAAATACAAAAGAGCCTGACCCAATTGTACAAGtaacaaaataataagaataactTGGGGGAAGCATATGAAATTCTGTGACTGAAATAAAGTTTACAAAGTAAAGTAAGCAAAGTTCGAAATACGTGTTTGACATGTAGACTGAAAGTGCTTACAGATACTGGCCGGATGTTTTTGATTAGGAATGgtatatttatgtgtttccTTGGTCGTGTCATGCAAAATACCCAGATTAATCAGTGTAATAAGGTTAACCCCCTGTTTGTTGCTAACAGAGGGGGCTAACATGTGATCTGGTTGTTATATCCATATACTTGTTCACTACTGTGTTCTATTATGAATTGCACACTGAACAATTTCAGCTTAAAAcaaatttataaaaaaataatcctgCAAAATGCCAAATACTTAAAGTGTTGCCGGAAAACAAATATTCATCTTCAATTTAAAAAACCCTTTTTCTGTCATGCCACATTTAGTGAAATATAAACCGAAAAGGTTTGCCATCTTCAATAACGTGTCTTCAGATCATCTTTTATCTCGGAACCAATCCAATATAAATTCTGTTTAACCTTCAGTTTCACAAATCTCTGCATCTCAGACCAGATGAATTATACTCCATATCTGTCTCTTAAAAGTGTCACAGCATCTGGGCCAATTCTGCAAGTAATGTGTCAGCAGACGTTTGAAGCATCTGATTCGTTGGAGTCAGACAAATTCTTGGCGCTGTGATCAAACGTTAATCATAAAGAACAGCTAAGGCTTCATCCAGAGACGAGGACGAATCACCAATTTATTATTCAGTGGTCCACAGGGAGCAAGTTAACCATTTCCATTTCAGGGACATATGATGATCATCCATTCTGCATAATGTGCAGCTCATCACAGTGAAACTAAGGTTAAACCCAGCCTGGTCTTTTTCAGTGA is a genomic window containing:
- the gprin3 gene encoding G protein-regulated inducer of neurite outgrowth 3 gives rise to the protein MGTNPKRTVTVQMLPQLAAVDMQGNNKGPNANWAKEPNLKLSQVCPKSTLTSPDHKQDNSSLTASSTNTAPHTPTNACKGGEPVPSAVSDKPVPNNGNQTKSELATGPDQQMQDLSPTGHRVCEAGGDQRDSNANMKMLSMADEKDICKAAVSPALTASKVDMQTNDCRIKVPNAAEEESAKLIPSAAARVDSNENISPNNKNLNSACDLMHTTSEPQRDNEGNLLALKDKDTAVPQTSQEPDHIRSRSHTSVSLQEAANPKQSMETPAAPLCSTAPFSKSKDAEAGFTNKTSSSTHPEKDLPPLKKPHVSSDKHQPVSSQADSSALPQATQTMPGDGQVAEEETDTAAFEAQRHGKQYREVSTMTLSPSFAPVKQCHDMEVQAVANTCSKAVATSPILLPFAVSRRPSVGAGPREAAQSLAVVYQLDGGVALHQMNMSPRSASTDPRSERLTVEAEMCPNQNVSVVFHSETLSQQQDKRLGAKPKDPESALCNTQPVYQINIDHSHHKEHEENKTGVQKSAEKTAKAEALTLKSGTPPETAGATKPGPADSHNAAASQAAVTTKPGRAQPTTTTTTTTTTTTTATATKTTSKPDLTTKKAESPKQKVKGGGKAQKKEAKSAKQKIEPGRKEEEENQTQEKGIHDVVWDEEGMTWEVYGASVDPESLGFAIQSHLQCKIKEQERKLTAQTSFRKSVSGADSPGLVSVSKRRQQNIFRSMLQNVRRPNCCVHPPPSSVLE